AGTTGTGCACACataattgattattatttactatttagctttgttttgtgttttggaATTGAATACCAAGttcattttttttgctgatgaaattaattttgagcCACAAGGATGAAGCAAGGAgatttgatttatgttttttGACTTTTTTCATAAATCCCAAGTTTATGAATCTCCTATATTATTGAAGCCGTTGCCAATTTAAGGAATCTGCAATGAGTAActattctttgccatttatgaTGAAGGATCTGTCAACAGTTTTTTATGTAGCAATCTTTTTCATAAAGTGTGACAATGCTatcttcttgttaatttttaggGGATGGCATGCATATAGAAATGTCAAAGTATATgctaaaaatattaatagttAATATAGACTATAAACTTATCTTGCCACACTTGTCTGTCTTATTCTGTGGCAGCAAGAATTCTCTCACTCAACTAGCTCCACTTGAGGCAGTGCTCTTTGATATAGATGGAACTCTCTGTGACTCTGATCCACTCCACTACTACGCTTTCCGTGAAATGCTCAAAGAGGTAGCATTTGATTTCTTGATAGAAATTATTTAGGGGTGAAAATTACTTAGAACATAGAGACTGTATAGTTTTCTAATTGAATATTacttttatcatcatcatattataaattatacataCACCTTGATAAAACAcatcacaaattttagaaaaaccAACAGAAACTATTGTGGTTTTCAGATTGGTTTCAATGGAGGTGTTCCTATAACAGAGGAATTTTTCATTGAGACTGTTGCCGGCAAGCACAATGATGATATTGCCTTGGCTCTCTTTCCTGGTGATCTTGAACGAGGCTTAAAGTTTGTAGATGACAAGGAAGACATGTTCCGGAAGTATATACTCTGCTAATCTAATTGTCCTTCTCATTgttgtttgttttaaaattcatAGTATAATTCACTTGATGGACTATACAGATTGGCAAAAGAGCAAGTAAAGCCATTGAATGGCCTTGATAAAGTGAGGGAATGGATTGAAAGTCGTGGGCTGAAGCGAGCGGCAGTGACCAATGCTCCAAGAGCTAATGCAGAACTCATGATCTCATTGCTTGGTCTCTCAGACTTTTTTCATGCTGTCATTATTGGTGGAGAATGTGAACATGCCAAGCCTCATCCAGACCCCTACTTGAAAGGTCTTGAAGCTCTGAAAGCATCAAAGGATCACTCATTTGTATTTGAGGTCTGCAATGTTTTTTTGCCCTTAACTAATTGGGAGAAGACTTTATTGCTGTTATTGAATCTAAATGATAATGACATACATTCTGTTTTGTTATCATAGGATTCTGTTTCTGGGATCAAAGCTGGAGTGGCAGCTGGGATGCCTGTTGTAGGTTTAGCTACTCGAAACCCGGAGCATCTACTGATGGAAGCAAAGCCTGCCTTTCTGATTAAGGATTATGCAGACCCAAAATTGTGGGAAGCTTTGGAAGAACTTGACAAGGCTGGTACTAAAAAAGTATGAAGAGTACAACTGAAAGAATATATTGGTAAATTCAAGTGGCTGGTTTGATCTAATAAGCTCACATGATTACctctataattttgtttagagGGCAATGTTGCATGGCTGGAAGTTATTGATCCAAAAACAATCaatctctcattttttttcagtttataATCATACTCACTTTAAAAGATGACGGTCCAATATTATAGTACTAGTTTCTCATTCTTGCTTTGGAACAGAGAGCAAACACTtgtcttctatttatattttgtaatgtCATTGGCCACAAATAAGTGGGATAGCCCAAGATTGCATACAATACAAACACACAAATTCTCCTAGATTTCTCAAAATATAGTTTAGATTTCTCACAATCTTTTTACCGTTTTCTGCCTGCTTTAGCCTTGGTTTTTGATCAAACAGAATTTAGAAGTTGGTATATTTTGTCTAGTGTGAAGACAAACATAATAAAGTAACAtggacaaaatatatataaattcttCTGCTTCTTAACTAAGTCCCAAATTTTAATGTGGGCACTTATTGCCTAATGCCTATACTGTATGTTTGAATCAGTCTCTGGAATATATCAGTTTTTCTTGAAGAGAGAAATATACATCCATATcaagaaaatgagtaaatgaccaCATATTATCGCAGGGTTTACAATTTAGATAAAGTTGATGTAAATAAATTGGATCTAAATCTTTTTTCTTGTTCAACATTACTGTTTTAAAGATCCCATTGGAAAGAGAAATGAGGAAAATTCTAGTGGGTAAGAGGATATGAGTAAGCCTATAAACcttgtttctttcttcctttttaatATGATGATGATATATTCTGTTCTCATATGGTAAtagttatttattatataatttataggttatttctatttctataggtaaaatatatttttgtaatttaaagAAGG
The Arachis duranensis cultivar V14167 chromosome 5, aradu.V14167.gnm2.J7QH, whole genome shotgun sequence genome window above contains:
- the LOC107487564 gene encoding haloacid dehalogenase-like hydrolase domain-containing protein Sgpp, whose product is MTVSSESKNSLTQLAPLEAVLFDIDGTLCDSDPLHYYAFREMLKEIGFNGGVPITEEFFIETVAGKHNDDIALALFPGDLERGLKFVDDKEDMFRKLAKEQVKPLNGLDKVREWIESRGLKRAAVTNAPRANAELMISLLGLSDFFHAVIIGGECEHAKPHPDPYLKGLEALKASKDHSFVFEDSVSGIKAGVAAGMPVVGLATRNPEHLLMEAKPAFLIKDYADPKLWEALEELDKAGTKKV